The Martelella sp. AD-3 genome includes a region encoding these proteins:
- a CDS encoding GFA family protein encodes MAERLSGGCICGAVRFAATPASDEMGVCHCSLCRRWSGGAGFLGVDCGATVEVENEDMFGVYKSSDYGERVFCKTCGSTLFWRMQDGSDVVVSAQAFDQPGLFRFTSEIFVDEKPDNYAFANDTKKMTSAEFFAAYAAQQDPSA; translated from the coding sequence ATGGCTGAACGTCTTTCCGGCGGCTGTATCTGCGGAGCGGTTCGTTTCGCCGCGACTCCCGCAAGCGACGAGATGGGGGTCTGCCATTGCAGCCTCTGCCGTCGCTGGAGCGGCGGGGCCGGTTTCCTCGGCGTCGATTGCGGCGCGACCGTCGAGGTCGAAAACGAGGATATGTTCGGCGTCTACAAGTCTTCGGACTATGGCGAGCGCGTTTTCTGCAAGACCTGCGGCTCGACGCTGTTCTGGCGCATGCAGGACGGTTCGGACGTGGTCGTCTCCGCGCAGGCCTTCGATCAGCCCGGTCTTTTCCGCTTCACCAGCGAGATATTCGTTGACGAGAAGCCGGACAATTACGCCTTCGCCAACGATACGAAGAAGATGACGTCCGCAGAATTCTTCGCGGCTTACGCTGCACAACAGGATCCATCGGCATGA
- a CDS encoding NADH-quinone oxidoreductase subunit D: MTEHNVRNFTINFGPEHPSAHGVLRLVLELDGEIVERVDPHIGLLHRGTEKLIETKTYLQAVPYFDRLDYVAPMNQEHAFALAVEKLLEVEIPIRGQLIRVLFSEIGRVLNHLLNCTTAAMDVGALTPPLWGFEEREKLMVFYERACGARMHAAYFRPGGVHQDLPPELVEDIGKWCEQFPAKLNDIEALLAGNRIFKQRNVDIGNITLEDAFAWGFSGPMVRGSGAAWDLRRAQPYECYSDLDFDVVIGKNGDCYDRWVLRINEMRESVKIMKQCVERLLGDAKTGPFNSMDGKVVPPKRAQMKRSMEALIHHFKLYTEGYHVPEGEVYAAVEAPKGEFGVYLVSDGTNKPYRCKIRAPGFAHLSAMDFMSKGHQLADVTAIIGTLDIVFGEVDR, encoded by the coding sequence ATGACTGAACATAATGTCCGCAATTTCACGATCAACTTCGGCCCGGAGCATCCGTCCGCGCACGGCGTGCTGCGTCTGGTGCTGGAGCTGGACGGCGAGATCGTCGAGCGCGTCGACCCGCATATCGGCCTGCTTCACCGCGGAACCGAGAAGCTGATCGAGACCAAGACCTATCTTCAGGCCGTGCCCTATTTCGACCGGCTCGATTATGTGGCGCCGATGAACCAGGAGCACGCTTTCGCGCTGGCCGTGGAAAAGCTGCTGGAGGTCGAGATCCCGATTCGCGGCCAGCTCATCCGCGTGCTGTTTTCGGAAATCGGCCGCGTGCTGAACCACCTTCTGAACTGCACCACCGCCGCCATGGACGTCGGGGCGCTCACCCCGCCGCTCTGGGGCTTCGAGGAGCGCGAAAAGCTCATGGTGTTCTATGAGCGGGCCTGCGGCGCGCGCATGCATGCGGCCTATTTCCGGCCTGGCGGCGTGCATCAGGACCTGCCGCCCGAACTGGTCGAGGATATCGGCAAGTGGTGCGAGCAGTTCCCGGCAAAGCTCAACGATATCGAGGCGCTGCTGGCGGGCAACCGTATCTTCAAGCAGCGCAATGTCGATATCGGCAATATCACGCTCGAGGATGCGTTCGCCTGGGGCTTTTCCGGCCCGATGGTGCGCGGTTCGGGCGCTGCCTGGGACCTGCGCCGGGCGCAGCCCTATGAATGCTATTCCGATCTTGATTTCGACGTGGTCATCGGCAAGAACGGCGACTGCTATGACCGCTGGGTGCTGCGCATCAACGAGATGCGCGAATCGGTGAAGATCATGAAGCAGTGCGTCGAACGGCTGCTCGGCGATGCCAAGACCGGCCCGTTCAATTCGATGGACGGCAAGGTCGTGCCGCCGAAGCGGGCGCAGATGAAGCGTTCGATGGAAGCGCTGATCCACCACTTCAAGCTCTATACCGAGGGTTATCACGTGCCGGAAGGCGAGGTTTATGCCGCCGTCGAGGCGCCCAAGGGCGAGTTCGGCGTCTACCTCGTTTCCGACGGCACCAACAAGCCCTATCGCTGCAAGATCCGCGCCCCGGGCTTTGCCCATCTTTCGGCGATGGACTTCATGTCGAAGGGCCATCAGCTTGCCGACGTCACCGCCATCATCGGGACGCTCGACATCGTGTTCGGTGAGGTGGACCGGTGA
- the nuoE gene encoding NADH-quinone oxidoreductase subunit NuoE, whose protein sequence is MSVRRLADENVQPAAFAFSDENARWAEATIKKYPEGRQQSAVIPLLMRAQEQEGWVTRAAIEKVADMLSMPLIRVLEVATFYTQFQLKPVGTRAHIQVCGTTPCMLRGAGDLINVCKKKIGPEALEPNADGTLSWEEVECQGACANAPMVMIFKDAYEDLTPERLEEIIDAFEAGRGDEIKPGPQIDRWFSAPEGGFTSLTDDDDDDASADDETDEGAGSPEALDGAEGDRPPAADRKPEDPDDLKMISGVGPKIEKLLNDIGIYKFEQIAAWTPGECAWVNASLKLGGRLERDEWQRQAGVLAKGGIEEYEKVFGRTAR, encoded by the coding sequence ATGTCCGTTCGTCGACTAGCCGATGAGAATGTCCAGCCCGCCGCTTTCGCGTTTTCAGACGAAAATGCCCGCTGGGCCGAAGCCACGATCAAGAAATATCCCGAAGGTCGCCAGCAGTCCGCCGTGATCCCGCTTCTGATGCGGGCGCAGGAACAGGAAGGCTGGGTGACGCGTGCCGCGATCGAGAAGGTCGCCGACATGCTTTCCATGCCGTTGATCCGGGTGCTCGAGGTCGCGACCTTCTATACCCAGTTCCAGCTGAAGCCGGTCGGCACCAGGGCGCATATCCAGGTCTGCGGCACCACGCCGTGCATGCTGCGCGGCGCCGGCGACCTGATCAATGTCTGCAAGAAGAAGATCGGTCCCGAAGCCCTTGAGCCGAATGCCGATGGCACGCTGTCCTGGGAAGAGGTCGAGTGCCAGGGCGCCTGCGCCAATGCGCCGATGGTGATGATCTTCAAGGATGCCTATGAGGACCTGACGCCGGAGCGTCTGGAAGAAATCATCGATGCCTTCGAGGCCGGCCGTGGAGACGAGATCAAGCCCGGACCGCAGATCGACCGCTGGTTTTCCGCGCCCGAGGGCGGGTTCACCTCGCTCACGGATGATGATGACGACGATGCCAGCGCTGACGACGAGACCGACGAGGGCGCCGGTTCGCCGGAAGCGCTCGACGGCGCCGAAGGCGACCGGCCGCCGGCTGCCGATCGGAAACCGGAAGACCCGGACGATCTGAAGATGATTTCGGGCGTCGGCCCGAAGATCGAGAAGCTTCTGAACGATATCGGCATCTACAAGTTCGAACAGATCGCCGCATGGACGCCGGGCGAATGCGCCTGGGTCAATGCCTCGCTGAAGCTCGGCGGCCGCCTCGAGCGCGACGAGTGGCAGCGCCAGGCGGGCGTGCTGGCCAAGGGCGGCATCGAGGAATATGAAAAAGTGTTCGGCAGAACAGCGCGCTAG
- the nuoF gene encoding NADH-quinone oxidoreductase subunit NuoF has translation MLKDKDRIFTNLYGHRDKSLKGAMARGSWDNTKAIVDKGRDWIVQEMKDSGLRGRGGAGFPTGLKWSFMPKDDRTHYLVVNADESEPGTCKDREIMRHDPHHLIEGCLLAGVGMGAHTAYIYIRGEFMREREALQAAIDECYEAGLLGKNNKCGWDMDVIVHHGAGAYICGEETALLESLEGKKGQPRLKPPFPANMGLYGLPTTVNNVESIAVAPTILRRGASWFSSFGRPNNVGTKVFMVSGHVNRPCVVEESLGITFRELIEKHCGGIRGGWSNLLAVIPGGASCPVVKGEDMIDVQMDFDGLREVKSSFGTGGAIVMDKSTDIIKAIARLAEFFKHESCGQCTPCREGTGWMWRVMERMVVGKAQKREIDMLFEVTKQVEGHTICALGDAAAWPIQGLIRNFRPEIEKRIDQYTANATSEGAVMEAAE, from the coding sequence ATGTTAAAAGACAAGGACCGCATCTTCACCAACCTCTACGGCCATCGCGACAAGTCGCTGAAGGGCGCGATGGCGCGTGGCTCGTGGGACAATACCAAGGCGATTGTTGACAAGGGCCGCGACTGGATCGTCCAGGAGATGAAGGATTCGGGTCTTCGCGGCCGCGGCGGCGCGGGCTTTCCGACCGGGCTCAAATGGTCGTTCATGCCCAAGGATGACCGGACGCATTATCTTGTTGTGAATGCTGACGAATCCGAGCCCGGTACCTGCAAGGACCGCGAGATCATGCGGCATGATCCGCATCACCTGATCGAGGGCTGCCTGCTGGCGGGCGTCGGAATGGGCGCGCATACGGCCTATATCTACATTCGCGGCGAGTTCATGCGCGAGCGTGAGGCTCTGCAGGCGGCGATCGACGAGTGCTACGAGGCCGGCCTGCTCGGAAAGAACAACAAATGCGGCTGGGACATGGACGTGATCGTCCACCACGGCGCCGGCGCCTACATCTGCGGCGAGGAGACGGCGCTTCTGGAAAGCCTTGAGGGCAAGAAGGGCCAGCCCCGGCTGAAGCCGCCGTTCCCGGCCAATATGGGCCTTTATGGTCTTCCGACCACCGTGAACAACGTCGAATCGATCGCGGTTGCGCCGACGATCCTCAGGCGCGGCGCGAGCTGGTTCTCCTCCTTCGGCCGTCCCAACAATGTCGGCACCAAGGTGTTCATGGTCTCCGGCCATGTGAACCGGCCCTGCGTGGTCGAGGAAAGCCTCGGCATCACCTTCCGCGAGCTGATCGAAAAGCATTGCGGCGGTATTCGCGGCGGCTGGAGCAACCTGCTTGCCGTGATCCCCGGCGGCGCGTCCTGCCCGGTGGTCAAGGGCGAGGACATGATCGACGTGCAGATGGACTTCGACGGCCTGCGCGAGGTGAAGTCCTCCTTCGGGACCGGCGGCGCGATTGTCATGGACAAGTCCACCGACATCATCAAGGCGATCGCAAGGCTTGCCGAATTCTTCAAGCATGAAAGCTGCGGCCAGTGCACGCCGTGCCGCGAGGGCACCGGCTGGATGTGGCGGGTGATGGAACGCATGGTGGTCGGCAAGGCGCAGAAGCGCGAGATCGATATGCTGTTCGAAGTCACCAAACAGGTGGAAGGCCACACGATCTGCGCGCTCGGCGACGCCGCCGCGTGGCCGATCCAGGGCCTCATCCGCAATTTCCGTCCGGAAATCGAAAAGCGGATCGACCAGTACACGGCCAACGCCACGTCGGAAGGCGCGGTGATGGAAGCGGCGGAGTAG
- a CDS encoding pentapeptide repeat-containing protein: protein MKFHDQVDRIDASKSCLAGSAFDDVDLSGSKFHNVNMSGWKVSNANFSGMVVTDANLSGMTVTDANLSGVAISECRLHGMTIDGIDVGAMLALWKEHKA, encoded by the coding sequence ATGAAGTTCCATGACCAGGTTGATCGCATCGATGCCAGCAAGAGCTGCCTGGCGGGCTCGGCGTTTGATGATGTCGATCTGTCTGGTTCGAAGTTTCACAACGTGAACATGTCGGGCTGGAAGGTGAGCAACGCCAACTTTTCCGGCATGGTGGTGACGGACGCAAACCTGTCCGGCATGACGGTGACGGATGCCAACCTCTCGGGTGTCGCGATCAGCGAATGCCGGTTGCACGGCATGACGATCGACGGCATCGATGTCGGCGCGATGCTTGCGCTGTGGAAAGAACACAAGGCTTGA
- the nuoG gene encoding NADH-quinone oxidoreductase subunit NuoG yields the protein MVNLIVDGKEIEVPDHYTLLQAAESAGAEIPRFCFHERLSIAGNCRMCLIQVKGGPPKPAASCAMGVKDIRGGPDGSLPEIYTKTPMVKKAREGVMEFLLINHPLDCPICDQGGECDLQDQAMAFGIDASRYQEDKRAVEDKYIGPLVKTVMNRCIHCTRCVRFTTEVAGISELGLIGRGEDAEITTYLEQAMTSELQGNVVDLCPVGALTSKPFAFTARPWELNKTESIDVMDAVGSAIRVDTRGREVMRIMPRVNEEVNEEWISDKTRFIWDGLRTQRIDKPYIRVNGRLQASNWNDAFAAIRSAVDGVSGDRIGAIAGDLATVEEMYALKGLMSALGSANIDCRQDGTKLDPANGRASYLFNPTIEGIERADALLIIGANPRFEASVLNARIRKRFRKANFPIAVIGEQADLRYDYEYLGAGPQTLADLASGSLGFLDVLKKAERPIIMVGQGALTREDGAAVLARAAQLAGDVGAVSEDWNGFAVLHTAASRVGGLDIGFVPGEGGKTAAEMLGDTDVLFLLGADELDFSAKKAGFTVYIGSHGDAGAMNADVVLPAATYTEKSGTYVNTEGRVQMTNRAGFAPGDAREDWAVLRALSGILGKTLPYDSLMALRAALYGEYPHLAALDAVADADIKAVETAASKGGDLAEAGFVSPITDFYLTNPIARASAVMAECSALARNNFKAAAE from the coding sequence ATGGTAAATCTGATTGTAGACGGCAAGGAAATCGAGGTTCCCGACCACTACACGCTGTTGCAGGCGGCTGAGTCGGCGGGCGCCGAAATCCCGCGCTTCTGCTTTCACGAGCGGCTGTCGATTGCCGGCAATTGCCGCATGTGCCTCATTCAGGTGAAGGGCGGACCGCCGAAGCCGGCGGCCTCCTGCGCCATGGGGGTCAAGGATATTCGCGGCGGCCCGGACGGCTCGCTGCCGGAGATCTATACCAAGACGCCCATGGTCAAGAAGGCGCGCGAAGGGGTGATGGAGTTCCTGCTCATCAACCATCCGCTCGACTGCCCGATCTGCGACCAGGGCGGCGAATGCGACCTGCAGGACCAGGCCATGGCCTTCGGCATCGACGCGTCGCGCTACCAGGAAGACAAGCGCGCCGTCGAGGACAAGTATATCGGTCCGCTGGTGAAGACGGTGATGAACCGCTGCATCCACTGCACGCGCTGCGTCCGCTTCACCACGGAAGTGGCCGGTATTTCCGAACTCGGTCTGATCGGCCGCGGCGAGGACGCCGAGATCACCACCTATCTGGAACAGGCGATGACGTCGGAACTGCAGGGCAATGTCGTTGACCTTTGCCCGGTCGGCGCGCTGACCTCCAAGCCCTTCGCCTTCACCGCCCGTCCGTGGGAATTGAACAAAACCGAATCGATTGACGTCATGGATGCCGTCGGTTCGGCCATCCGCGTCGATACGCGCGGTCGCGAAGTGATGCGCATCATGCCGCGCGTCAATGAAGAGGTGAACGAGGAGTGGATCTCCGACAAGACCCGCTTCATCTGGGACGGTCTGCGCACCCAGCGCATCGACAAGCCCTATATCCGAGTCAACGGCCGCCTTCAGGCGTCGAACTGGAATGATGCCTTCGCCGCGATCAGGTCCGCGGTCGACGGCGTTTCCGGCGACCGGATCGGCGCGATTGCCGGCGATCTGGCCACGGTTGAGGAAATGTACGCGCTCAAAGGTCTGATGAGCGCGCTCGGCTCGGCCAATATCGACTGTCGTCAGGATGGGACGAAGCTTGATCCGGCAAACGGCCGCGCAAGCTATCTCTTCAACCCGACGATCGAAGGCATTGAAAGGGCTGACGCTCTTCTGATCATCGGCGCCAATCCGCGGTTTGAGGCCTCGGTGCTGAATGCGCGCATCCGCAAGCGCTTCCGCAAGGCCAATTTCCCGATCGCCGTGATCGGCGAGCAGGCGGACCTGCGCTACGATTACGAATATCTCGGCGCCGGCCCCCAGACGCTTGCCGATCTCGCCTCCGGTTCGCTCGGTTTCCTCGATGTGCTGAAGAAGGCCGAACGTCCGATCATCATGGTCGGGCAGGGCGCTCTGACGCGCGAGGACGGCGCGGCCGTGCTGGCCAGGGCCGCGCAGCTTGCCGGCGATGTCGGCGCGGTGAGCGAGGACTGGAACGGCTTTGCCGTGCTGCACACCGCGGCATCGCGCGTCGGCGGTCTCGACATCGGCTTCGTGCCGGGCGAGGGCGGCAAGACCGCCGCCGAGATGCTCGGCGATACGGATGTGCTCTTTTTGCTCGGCGCGGACGAACTTGATTTCTCCGCCAAGAAGGCCGGCTTCACCGTCTATATCGGTTCGCACGGCGATGCCGGCGCGATGAACGCCGATGTGGTTCTGCCGGCGGCAACCTACACGGAAAAATCGGGCACCTATGTCAATACCGAGGGCCGCGTGCAGATGACCAACCGCGCAGGCTTCGCGCCGGGCGACGCGCGCGAGGACTGGGCTGTGCTCCGGGCGCTTTCCGGCATTCTCGGCAAGACGCTGCCTTACGACTCGCTGATGGCGCTGCGGGCCGCGCTTTACGGCGAATATCCGCATCTCGCCGCGCTTGACGCGGTCGCTGACGCTGATATCAAGGCCGTCGAAACGGCGGCGTCGAAGGGTGGGGATCTCGCGGAAGCCGGTTTCGTCTCGCCGATCACCGATTTCTACCTGACCAACCCGATTGCCCGGGCGTCCGCCGTGATGGCCGAATGCTCGGCGCTGGCGCGCAACAATTTCAAGGCAGCGGCGGAATAA
- the nuoH gene encoding NADH-quinone oxidoreductase subunit NuoH, which yields MDSFVSTYLWPGLIMVGQSLLLLVLLLIGIAFILLADRKIWAAVQMRRGPNVVGPFGLMQSFADLFKFVLKEPIIPASADKVVFLLAPLISVTLALATWAVMPVADGWVIANINIGILYIFAISSLEVYGVIMGGWASNSKYAFLGSLRSAAQMVSYEVSIGLVIVTVLLTVGSLNLSDIVFAQQTGLGTMLGLPNSFLDWNWLALFPMFIVFFISALAETNRPPFDLPEAESELVAGFMVEYGSTPYMMFMLGEYAAIVLMCALTTTLFLGGWLPIIDVAVLNWIPGVIWFLIKVCLCFFMFGMVKAFVPRYRYDQLMRLGWKVFLPLSLAMVVIVAFVVKLTGWVG from the coding sequence ATGGATTCTTTTGTCTCAACCTATCTCTGGCCCGGACTGATCATGGTCGGTCAGTCGCTGCTGCTTCTGGTCCTGCTTCTTATCGGCATCGCCTTCATCCTGCTGGCCGACCGCAAGATCTGGGCGGCCGTGCAGATGCGTCGCGGCCCGAACGTGGTTGGTCCCTTCGGTCTGATGCAGTCCTTCGCCGACCTGTTCAAGTTCGTGCTGAAGGAACCGATCATCCCTGCGAGCGCCGACAAGGTGGTGTTTCTTCTGGCGCCGCTGATCTCGGTAACGCTGGCGCTCGCCACCTGGGCGGTGATGCCGGTTGCGGACGGCTGGGTGATCGCCAACATCAATATCGGCATTCTTTATATCTTTGCCATTTCCTCGCTTGAGGTCTACGGCGTGATCATGGGCGGCTGGGCGTCGAACTCGAAATACGCCTTCCTCGGTTCGCTGCGTTCGGCGGCGCAGATGGTGTCCTACGAAGTCTCGATCGGCCTCGTCATCGTCACCGTTCTTTTGACGGTCGGCTCGCTGAACCTTTCGGACATCGTCTTTGCCCAGCAGACCGGTCTCGGCACCATGCTCGGCCTGCCGAACTCGTTCCTCGACTGGAACTGGCTGGCGCTGTTCCCGATGTTCATCGTGTTCTTCATCTCGGCGCTCGCCGAAACCAACCGTCCGCCCTTCGACCTTCCCGAAGCCGAATCGGAACTGGTTGCCGGCTTCATGGTGGAATATGGCTCAACGCCGTACATGATGTTCATGCTCGGCGAATACGCGGCCATCGTCTTGATGTGCGCGCTGACGACGACGCTGTTCCTCGGCGGCTGGCTGCCGATCATCGATGTCGCGGTGCTGAACTGGATCCCGGGCGTCATCTGGTTCCTGATCAAGGTCTGCCTCTGCTTCTTCATGTTCGGCATGGTCAAGGCATTCGTGCCGCGCTACCGCTACGACCAGCTGATGCGGCTTGGCTGGAAGGTCTTCCTTCCGCTGTCGCTCGCCATGGTCGTCATCGTCGCCTTCGTTGTTAAACTGACCGGCTGGGTGGGCTGA
- the nuoI gene encoding NADH-quinone oxidoreductase subunit NuoI, which translates to MGSVAQAFNAVFLKEFVAAFFLTMRYFFAQKSTVNYPFEKGPVSPRFRGEHALRRYPNGEERCIACKLCEAICPAQAITIEAGPRRNDGTRRTVRYDIDMVKCIYCGFCQEACPVDAIVEGPNFEFATETREELYYDKERLLANGDRWEREIGQNIAMDAPYR; encoded by the coding sequence ATGGGTTCTGTTGCTCAGGCTTTCAATGCCGTCTTCCTGAAGGAGTTCGTGGCTGCGTTCTTTCTGACGATGCGCTACTTCTTCGCCCAGAAGTCGACGGTCAACTATCCCTTCGAGAAGGGGCCGGTGAGCCCGCGCTTTCGCGGCGAGCATGCGCTGCGCCGTTATCCCAACGGCGAGGAACGCTGCATTGCCTGCAAGCTGTGCGAGGCGATCTGTCCCGCCCAGGCGATCACCATCGAGGCCGGCCCGCGCCGCAATGACGGCACGCGGCGCACGGTGCGCTACGACATCGATATGGTGAAATGCATCTATTGCGGCTTCTGCCAGGAGGCATGTCCGGTCGATGCCATCGTCGAGGGGCCGAATTTCGAGTTCGCCACCGAGACGCGTGAGGAACTCTATTACGACAAGGAACGCCTGCTCGCCAACGGCGACCGGTGGGAGCGCGAAATCGGGCAGAATATCGCGATGGACGCGCCCTATCGCTGA
- a CDS encoding NADH-quinone oxidoreductase subunit J: MGLQALFFYIFAFIAVASAFMVISARNPVHSVLFLIVVFVNAAALFILAGAEYLGLLLLVVYVGAVAVLFLFVVMMLDIDFTALRSGILRYAPVGALIGVVLLAELIIVVGGTFISPEIASNTAMPMPPLSERSSVQAIGDVIYTHYAYFFQVAGLILLVAMIGAIVLTLKHRTDVKRQNIGRQVARTPETAHEVVKVKPGQGL, translated from the coding sequence ATGGGTCTCCAGGCTCTTTTTTTCTATATTTTCGCGTTTATCGCCGTGGCCTCGGCGTTCATGGTCATTTCCGCGCGGAACCCGGTCCATTCGGTCCTGTTCCTGATCGTGGTGTTCGTGAACGCCGCTGCGCTGTTCATTCTGGCCGGCGCGGAATATCTCGGCCTGTTGCTGCTCGTCGTCTATGTCGGCGCGGTCGCGGTGCTGTTCCTGTTCGTGGTGATGATGCTGGACATCGACTTCACCGCGCTCAGGTCCGGCATTCTGCGCTATGCGCCGGTGGGCGCGCTGATCGGGGTCGTGCTGCTTGCCGAGCTGATCATCGTTGTCGGCGGCACCTTCATTTCCCCCGAGATCGCCTCCAACACCGCCATGCCGATGCCGCCGCTTTCGGAACGGTCCAGCGTGCAGGCCATCGGCGACGTGATCTACACGCATTATGCCTATTTCTTCCAGGTGGCGGGCCTCATCCTGCTGGTGGCCATGATCGGCGCGATCGTGCTCACGCTCAAGCACCGCACGGACGTCAAGCGCCAGAACATCGGCAGGCAGGTGGCGCGCACGCCGGAAACGGCGCACGAGGTCGTCAAGGTCAAGCCTGGCCAGGGCCTATAA
- the nuoK gene encoding NADH-quinone oxidoreductase subunit NuoK, with protein sequence MEIGLSHYLTVSAILFTIGVFGIFLNRKNVIIILMSIELILLSVNLNMVAFSAFLNDLVGQVFALFILTVAAAEAAIGLAILVVFYRNRGSIAVEDVNMMKG encoded by the coding sequence ATGGAAATCGGACTTTCCCACTACCTGACGGTCAGTGCCATACTTTTCACGATCGGCGTCTTCGGCATCTTCCTGAACCGCAAGAACGTCATCATCATTCTCATGTCCATCGAGCTGATCCTGCTTTCGGTCAATCTCAACATGGTCGCCTTCTCCGCCTTCCTGAACGATCTGGTCGGCCAGGTCTTCGCGCTGTTCATCCTCACGGTGGCGGCGGCGGAAGCGGCGATCGGACTGGCGATCCTCGTTGTGTTCTATCGCAACCGCGGCTCGATTGCGGTCGAAGACGTCAATATGATGAAGGGCTGA